From the genome of Archocentrus centrarchus isolate MPI-CPG fArcCen1 unplaced genomic scaffold, fArcCen1 scaffold_121_ctg1, whole genome shotgun sequence, one region includes:
- the LOC115775412 gene encoding 2-oxoglutarate-dependent dioxygenase htyE-like, which produces MEIPVVDFGDYSLSDKDVPDEQLQSLSKELKSAFTEVGFVFLKNTGITQEEVDDVMDISKKFFLQPEELKQPFSRSSFSNSPNHGWVSLETERLNPRRPGDLKESFNNSSLRPDIKWPSSGNLKSFQEIQTSFFQRCKELSLRVLRVMAHSLGLDPEVFLSTHRSIGTDKNSTTLRSLYYPPVNCEKAKEGQLRCGEHSDYGSITLLFQGSEGLQVRARSGEFISVPCIPGAILINIADLMQRWTSDQFISVLHRVLLPSVGDSGTRQSLAFFVHPDDEALITCCDNSNKYPPITAGDYLTERFNDSYGRS; this is translated from the exons ATGGAGATCCCAGTGGTGGACTTCGGCGATTACAGTCTGAGTGACAAAGATGTCCCTGACGagcagctgcagagtttaagCAAAGAGTTGAAATCAGCCTTTACAGAAGttggttttgtgtttctgaagAACACGGGGATCACTCAGGAGGAG GTGGACGATGTTATGGACATATCCAAGAAATTCTTCCTGCAGCCAGAGGAGCTGAAACAACCCTTCAGCAGGAGCAGTTTCTCAAACAGTCCAAACCACGGATGGGTGTCACTGGAGACGGAGAG GTTGAATCCACGTCGACCTGGAGACCTAAAGGAGTCTTTCAACAATTCCTCGCTGCGCCCTGACATA AAATGGCCGTCATCAGGCAATTTAAAAAGTTTCCAGGAGATCCAGACGTCCTTCTTCCAACGCTGTAAAGAGCTGAGTCTGCGGGTGCTGAGGGTGATGGCCCACAGTCTGGGACTGGACCCAGAGGTGTTCTTGAGTACACACCGTTCAATAGGAA CTGACAAAAACAGCACTACACTGCGATCTCTCTACTACCCACCAGTGAATTGTGAGAAAGCAAAGGAGGGCCAGCTGCGATGTGGAGAGCATTCAGACTATGGCAGCATTACTCTGTTGTTCCAGGGCTCAGAAGGTCTGCAG GTGCGTGCACGCTCAGGGGAATTCATCTCTGTTCCCTGTATCCCTGGAGCCATCCTCATAAATATCGCTGACCTGATGCAGCGCTGGACAAGTGACCAGTTTATCTCTGTA CTTCACAGGGTTTTGCTGCCCTCTGTCGGTGACTCCGGCACACGGCAGTCTCTGGCTTTCTTCGTCCATCCGGATGACGAAGCTCTGATCACCTGCTGTGACAACTCAAACAAATATCCCCCAATTACAGCAGGCGACTACCTGACTGAGCGATTCAACGACTCATATGGAAGGAGCTAA